Proteins found in one Oncorhynchus mykiss isolate Arlee chromosome 3, USDA_OmykA_1.1, whole genome shotgun sequence genomic segment:
- the csf3r gene encoding granulocyte colony-stimulating factor receptor isoform X1: protein MQCTFTRSSSKSLISHLPLSQVCITMASAWITMFATLLLAFVNGTKDEVHTSPSVRVHTSTPVVALGSPVTASCIIRDDCPLIKGAVWHLNHIVWHLNQRLIPSSPAAANESGRTSAAANESGWISTVLYSVANQSGWNSTVFIPSFTDTKGYLTCCVLHTFPCQIVGAVEIRAGFPPTAPQNLSCLTNLTKPETLSCQWDPGQDTHLPTQYTLYTEIRDLPESNTYMLPPGVHRYKIPRTGFVLFSEIEIYVKAVNALGQATSTPLLLEPMESAKFDPPKVLKVQAEPNRYGCLRLSWGLSEQQAWVTTVTLEVRLKTANSKQWSEEPVPVQRLMRQRPMEVCRLLHGTEYHIQIRVRYQQSPWSEWSNSNTAVTLERAPSGRLNSWMTVSREQKHKSLSLHLFWKPSKQFRANGKILSYVVSRQRQPLKKGQLCITLDNHCVFQLPRGARKVFLSAGNAAGTSSPTEVEVFQHRALAAVSDVNVLPHDERSLLVQWTSIHSSSVTGYVVVWRPLWKMDPSLILFDHIDRNQSSTLISESIEPYNPYEISVYPKYKDGIGLPQTVEAYSRQKAPSAAPDLRVREILHSRIELTWEEIPLCQRNGIVQSYQIFYWDEQGNTKVVTAELEKRRVVLRELDRSSSYKAFIMVSTGGGSLNGSEVTLKTEPMDDLAIILIVISSGVGLSLLIIISVLVCFSTHERLKMCFWPKIPDPANSSIKRWNTLDSMQDTPPVEDMQESSLVYLSNLSLLDLPKKGLEKRGGEITDDPWCRCSDTSDLGESICGSPHALSPSYIGSHQHSVPYATVVFDSPYSIQPPSQSHAYLRSESTQPLLEEDLEEPSSPKEYQNVPVHGTSGEQVSFRECLNDGPGRGELCILWDDFPLLRALAMNDVRSQT, encoded by the exons AATCACTCATTTCACATCTTCCCCTCTCACAGGTTTGTATCACCATGGCATCAGCCTGGATAACAATGTTTGCCACGCTGCTGCTGGCTTTTGTGAACGGAACGAAAGATG AGGTTCACACGTCTCCATCTGTGCGGGTACACACTTCCACCCCTGTGGTGGCCTTGGGGTCACCGGTGACTGCCTCTTGCATCATCAGAGATGACTGCCCACTCATAAAGGGGGCAGTCTGGCACCTCAACCACATTGTTTGGCACCTCAACCAACGCCTTATTCCCAGCAGTCCTGCAGCAGCCAATGAGAGTGGTAGAACCTCTGCAGCGGCCAATGAAAGTGGCTGGATCTCTACCGTTTTATATTCTGTGGCCAATCAGAGTGGCTGGAACTCAACAGTGTTTATACCTAGCTTCACAGACACCAAGGGATATCTCACGTGCTGTGTCCTCCACACCTTCCCGTGTCAGATCGTAGGAGCAGTGGAGATAAGAGCTGGAT TTCCACCCACAGCACCACAGAACCTTAGCTGCCTGACTAACCTGACCAAGCCGGAAACCCTCTCATGCCAATGGGACCCAGGACAGGACACCCACCTGCCCACACagtacactctctacactgagaTCAG GGACTTACCAGAGAGCAACACGTACATGCTGCCGCCAGGGGTACATCGCTACAAGATACCACGGACCGGCTTTGTTCTCTTCTCAGAGATAGAAATATATGTCAAGGCGGTGAACGCCTTGGGTCAAGCCACCTCAACACCTTTGCTTCTGGAGCCAATGGAGTCAG CCAAGTTTGACCCTCCAAAGGTTCTGAAGGTCCAAGCAGAGCCAAACAGGTATGGCTGCCTAAGGCTCAGCTGGGGTCTCTCTGAACAGCAAGCGTGGGTGACCACTGTGACCTTGGAGGTGCGACTGAAAACAGCAAACAGCAAGCAGTGGAGTGAAGAACCA GTCCCAGTGCAACGCTTAATGCGCCAGAGACCCATGGAGGTGTGTCGTCTGCTCCACGGGACAGAGTACCACATCCAGATACGGGTCAGGTATCAACAGAGTCCATGGAGCGAATGGAGTAACAGCAATACTGCAGTCACGCTTGAGAGGG CTCCCTCCGGAAGACTCAACTCTTGGATGACGGTATCTAGGGAGCAGAAGCATAAGTCTCTCAGTCTACACTTGTTTTGGAAG CCATCGAAGCAGTTTCGTGCCAATGGCAAGATCCTGTCCTATGTTGTCTCGCGCCAGAGACAACCCCTGAAAAAGGGACAGCTGTGCATCACATTGGATAACCACTGTGTTTTCCAGCTTCCCAGGGGCGCAAGGAAAGTGTTCCTAAGCGCTGGGAATGCTGCAGGGACATCCAGCCCTACTGAGGTGGAGGTGTTTCAACACAGAG CTCTGGCAGCGGTCTCTGACGTCaatgtccttcctcatgatgagAGATCTCTACTGGTCCAGTGGACAAGCATACATTCATCCAGTGTCACAGGCTATGTGGTGGTGTGGAGACCATTGTGGAAAATGGACCCTTCCCTCATCTTGTTTGACCACATTGACAGGAATCAATCCAGCACTCTAATATCAG AGAGCATCGAGCCATACAATCCCTATGAGATCTCTGTGTATCCAAAGTATAAGGACGGGATTGGCCTTCCTCAAACCGTCGAGGCGTACTCTAGACAAAAGG CCCCATCTGCCGCCCCAGATCTGAGGGTGAGGGAGATTTTGCATTCTCGTATTGAGcttacttgggaggagattccaCTATGCCAGAGGAATGGGATCGTGCAGAGCTACCAGATCTTCTACTGGGATGAGCAGGGAAACACCAAAG TTGTGACTGCTGAGCTGGAAAAGAGGAGGGTGGTTCTACGAGAGCTCGACCGTTCATCCTCATACAAAGCCTTTATTATGGTTAGCACAGGTGGCGGGAGTCTGAACGGATCAGAGGTTACACTCAAAACTGAACCAATGG ACGACTTGGCTATCATCTTGATAGTTATTTCCTCTGGTGTTGGGCTGTCATTGCTTATCATTATCTCAGTTCTGGTCTGCTTCTCAACACATGAACG GTTGAAGATGTGCTTTTGGCCCAAGATTCCCGACCCTGCCAACAGCAGCATCAAGAGGTGGAACACATTGGATTCAATGCAG GATACTCCCCCTGTTGAGGACATGCAGGAATCCAGCCTGGTCTATCTCTCAAATCTCAGCCTCCTGGACCTGCCCAAGAAGGGTCTCGAGAAGAGGGGTGGCGAGATCACCGATGACCCCTGGTGCCGCTGCAGTGACACCAGTGACCTGGGCGAGTCCATATGTGGCTCCCCCCATGCCCTCAGCCCTAGCTACATAGGGTCACACCAACACTCTGTTCCGTATGCCACTGTGGTCTTTGATAGCCCGTACTCAATTCAGCCACCAAGCCAATCCCATGCCTACCTGCGCTCAGAGTCCACACAGCCACTCCTGGAGGAGGACCTCGAGGAGCCCTCTAGCCCAAAGGAGTACCAGAATGTTCCCGTCCATGGGACATCTGGGGAGCAAGTTTCCTTTAGAGAATG
- the csf3r gene encoding granulocyte colony-stimulating factor receptor precursor (The RefSeq protein has 1 substitution compared to this genomic sequence) — protein sequence MASAWITMFATLLLAFVNGTKDEVHTSPSVRVHTSTPVVALGSPVTASCIIRDDCPLIKGAVWHLNHIVWHLNQRLIPSSPAAANESGRTSAAANESGWISTVLYSVANQSGWNSTVFIPSFTDTKGYLTCCVLHTFPCQIVGAVEIRAGFPPTAPQNLSCLTNLTKPETLSCQWDPGQDTHLPTQYTLSTEIRDLPESNTYMLPPGVHRYKIPRTGFVLFSEIEIYVKAVNALGQATSTPLLLEPMESAKFDPPKVLKVQAEPNRYGCLRLSWGLSEQQAWVTTVTLEVRLKTANSKQWSEEPVPVQRLMRQRPMEVCRLLHGTEYHIQIRVRYQQSPWSEWSNSNTAVTLERAPSGRLNSWMTVSREQKHKSLSLHLFWKPSKQFRANGKILSYVVSRQRQPLKKGQLCITLDNHCVFQLPRGARKVFLSAGNAAGTSSPTEVEVFQHRALAAVSDVNVLPHDERSLLVQWTSIHSSSVTGYVVVWRPLWKMDPSLILFDHIDRNQSSTLISESIEPYNPYEISVYPKYKDGIGLPQTVEAYSRQKAPSAAPDLRVREILHSRIELTWEEIPLCQRNGIVQSYQIFYWDEQGNTKVVTAELEKRRVVLRELDRSSSYKAFIMVSTGGGSLNGSEVTLKTEPMDDLAIILIVISSGVGLSLLIIISVLVCFSTHERLKMCFWPKIPDPANSSIKRWNTLDSMQDTPPVEDMQESSLVYLSNLSLLDLPKKGLEKRGGEITDDPWCRCSDTSDLGESICGSPHALSPSYIGSHQHSVPYATVVFDSPYSIQPPSQSHAYLRSESTQPLLEEDLEEPSSPKEYQNVPVHGTSGEQVSFRECLNDGPGRGELCILWDDFPLLRALAMNDVRSQT from the exons ATGGCATCAGCCTGGATAACAATGTTTGCCACGCTGCTGCTGGCTTTTGTGAACGGAACGAAAGATG AGGTTCACACGTCTCCATCTGTGCGGGTACACACTTCCACCCCTGTGGTGGCCTTGGGGTCACCGGTGACTGCCTCTTGCATCATCAGAGATGACTGCCCACTCATAAAGGGGGCAGTCTGGCACCTCAACCACATTGTTTGGCACCTCAACCAACGCCTTATTCCCAGCAGTCCTGCAGCAGCCAATGAGAGTGGTAGAACCTCTGCAGCGGCCAATGAAAGTGGCTGGATCTCTACCGTTTTATATTCTGTGGCCAATCAGAGTGGCTGGAACTCAACAGTGTTTATACCTAGCTTCACAGACACCAAGGGATATCTCACGTGCTGTGTCCTCCACACCTTCCCGTGTCAGATCGTAGGAGCAGTGGAGATAAGAGCTGGAT TTCCACCCACAGCACCACAGAACCTTAGCTGCCTGACTAACCTGACCAAGCCGGAAACCCTCTCATGCCAATGGGACCCAGGACAGGACACCCACCTGCCCACACagtacactctctacactgagaTCAG GGACTTACCAGAGAGCAACACGTACATGCTGCCGCCAGGGGTACATCGCTACAAGATACCACGGACCGGCTTTGTTCTCTTCTCAGAGATAGAAATATATGTCAAGGCGGTGAACGCCTTGGGTCAAGCCACCTCAACACCTTTGCTTCTGGAGCCAATGGAGTCAG CCAAGTTTGACCCTCCAAAGGTTCTGAAGGTCCAAGCAGAGCCAAACAGGTATGGCTGCCTAAGGCTCAGCTGGGGTCTCTCTGAACAGCAAGCGTGGGTGACCACTGTGACCTTGGAGGTGCGACTGAAAACAGCAAACAGCAAGCAGTGGAGTGAAGAACCA GTCCCAGTGCAACGCTTAATGCGCCAGAGACCCATGGAGGTGTGTCGTCTGCTCCACGGGACAGAGTACCACATCCAGATACGGGTCAGGTATCAACAGAGTCCATGGAGCGAATGGAGTAACAGCAATACTGCAGTCACGCTTGAGAGGG CTCCCTCCGGAAGACTCAACTCTTGGATGACGGTATCTAGGGAGCAGAAGCATAAGTCTCTCAGTCTACACTTGTTTTGGAAG CCATCGAAGCAGTTTCGTGCCAATGGCAAGATCCTGTCCTATGTTGTCTCGCGCCAGAGACAACCCCTGAAAAAGGGACAGCTGTGCATCACATTGGATAACCACTGTGTTTTCCAGCTTCCCAGGGGCGCAAGGAAAGTGTTCCTAAGCGCTGGGAATGCTGCAGGGACATCCAGCCCTACTGAGGTGGAGGTGTTTCAACACAGAG CTCTGGCAGCGGTCTCTGACGTCaatgtccttcctcatgatgagAGATCTCTACTGGTCCAGTGGACAAGCATACATTCATCCAGTGTCACAGGCTATGTGGTGGTGTGGAGACCATTGTGGAAAATGGACCCTTCCCTCATCTTGTTTGACCACATTGACAGGAATCAATCCAGCACTCTAATATCAG AGAGCATCGAGCCATACAATCCCTATGAGATCTCTGTGTATCCAAAGTATAAGGACGGGATTGGCCTTCCTCAAACCGTCGAGGCGTACTCTAGACAAAAGG CCCCATCTGCCGCCCCAGATCTGAGGGTGAGGGAGATTTTGCATTCTCGTATTGAGcttacttgggaggagattccaCTATGCCAGAGGAATGGGATCGTGCAGAGCTACCAGATCTTCTACTGGGATGAGCAGGGAAACACCAAAG TTGTGACTGCTGAGCTGGAAAAGAGGAGGGTGGTTCTACGAGAGCTCGACCGTTCATCCTCATACAAAGCCTTTATTATGGTTAGCACAGGTGGCGGGAGTCTGAACGGATCAGAGGTTACACTCAAAACTGAACCAATGG ACGACTTGGCTATCATCTTGATAGTTATTTCCTCTGGTGTTGGGCTGTCATTGCTTATCATTATCTCAGTTCTGGTCTGCTTCTCAACACATGAACG GTTGAAGATGTGCTTTTGGCCCAAGATTCCCGACCCTGCCAACAGCAGCATCAAGAGGTGGAACACATTGGATTCAATGCAG GATACTCCCCCTGTTGAGGACATGCAGGAATCCAGCCTGGTCTATCTCTCAAATCTCAGCCTCCTGGACCTGCCCAAGAAGGGTCTCGAGAAGAGGGGTGGCGAGATCACCGATGACCCCTGGTGCCGCTGCAGTGACACCAGTGACCTGGGCGAGTCCATATGTGGCTCCCCCCATGCCCTCAGCCCTAGCTACATAGGGTCACACCAACACTCTGTTCCGTATGCCACTGTGGTCTTTGATAGCCCGTACTCAATTCAGCCACCAAGCCAATCCCATGCCTACCTGCGCTCAGAGTCCACACAGCCACTCCTGGAGGAGGACCTCGAGGAGCCCTCTAGCCCAAAGGAGTACCAGAATGTTCCCGTCCATGGGACATCTGGGGAGCAAGTTTCCTTTAGAGAATG
- the csf3r gene encoding granulocyte colony-stimulating factor receptor isoform X2, whose amino-acid sequence MASAWITMFATLLLAFVNGTKDEVHTSPSVRVHTSTPVVALGSPVTASCIIRDDCPLIKGAVWHLNHIVWHLNQRLIPSSPAAANESGRTSAAANESGWISTVLYSVANQSGWNSTVFIPSFTDTKGYLTCCVLHTFPCQIVGAVEIRAGFPPTAPQNLSCLTNLTKPETLSCQWDPGQDTHLPTQYTLYTEIRDLPESNTYMLPPGVHRYKIPRTGFVLFSEIEIYVKAVNALGQATSTPLLLEPMESAKFDPPKVLKVQAEPNRYGCLRLSWGLSEQQAWVTTVTLEVRLKTANSKQWSEEPVPVQRLMRQRPMEVCRLLHGTEYHIQIRVRYQQSPWSEWSNSNTAVTLERAPSGRLNSWMTVSREQKHKSLSLHLFWKPSKQFRANGKILSYVVSRQRQPLKKGQLCITLDNHCVFQLPRGARKVFLSAGNAAGTSSPTEVEVFQHRALAAVSDVNVLPHDERSLLVQWTSIHSSSVTGYVVVWRPLWKMDPSLILFDHIDRNQSSTLISESIEPYNPYEISVYPKYKDGIGLPQTVEAYSRQKAPSAAPDLRVREILHSRIELTWEEIPLCQRNGIVQSYQIFYWDEQGNTKVVTAELEKRRVVLRELDRSSSYKAFIMVSTGGGSLNGSEVTLKTEPMDDLAIILIVISSGVGLSLLIIISVLVCFSTHERLKMCFWPKIPDPANSSIKRWNTLDSMQDTPPVEDMQESSLVYLSNLSLLDLPKKGLEKRGGEITDDPWCRCSDTSDLGESICGSPHALSPSYIGSHQHSVPYATVVFDSPYSIQPPSQSHAYLRSESTQPLLEEDLEEPSSPKEYQNVPVHGTSGEQVSFRECLNDGPGRGELCILWDDFPLLRALAMNDVRSQT is encoded by the exons ATGGCATCAGCCTGGATAACAATGTTTGCCACGCTGCTGCTGGCTTTTGTGAACGGAACGAAAGATG AGGTTCACACGTCTCCATCTGTGCGGGTACACACTTCCACCCCTGTGGTGGCCTTGGGGTCACCGGTGACTGCCTCTTGCATCATCAGAGATGACTGCCCACTCATAAAGGGGGCAGTCTGGCACCTCAACCACATTGTTTGGCACCTCAACCAACGCCTTATTCCCAGCAGTCCTGCAGCAGCCAATGAGAGTGGTAGAACCTCTGCAGCGGCCAATGAAAGTGGCTGGATCTCTACCGTTTTATATTCTGTGGCCAATCAGAGTGGCTGGAACTCAACAGTGTTTATACCTAGCTTCACAGACACCAAGGGATATCTCACGTGCTGTGTCCTCCACACCTTCCCGTGTCAGATCGTAGGAGCAGTGGAGATAAGAGCTGGAT TTCCACCCACAGCACCACAGAACCTTAGCTGCCTGACTAACCTGACCAAGCCGGAAACCCTCTCATGCCAATGGGACCCAGGACAGGACACCCACCTGCCCACACagtacactctctacactgagaTCAG GGACTTACCAGAGAGCAACACGTACATGCTGCCGCCAGGGGTACATCGCTACAAGATACCACGGACCGGCTTTGTTCTCTTCTCAGAGATAGAAATATATGTCAAGGCGGTGAACGCCTTGGGTCAAGCCACCTCAACACCTTTGCTTCTGGAGCCAATGGAGTCAG CCAAGTTTGACCCTCCAAAGGTTCTGAAGGTCCAAGCAGAGCCAAACAGGTATGGCTGCCTAAGGCTCAGCTGGGGTCTCTCTGAACAGCAAGCGTGGGTGACCACTGTGACCTTGGAGGTGCGACTGAAAACAGCAAACAGCAAGCAGTGGAGTGAAGAACCA GTCCCAGTGCAACGCTTAATGCGCCAGAGACCCATGGAGGTGTGTCGTCTGCTCCACGGGACAGAGTACCACATCCAGATACGGGTCAGGTATCAACAGAGTCCATGGAGCGAATGGAGTAACAGCAATACTGCAGTCACGCTTGAGAGGG CTCCCTCCGGAAGACTCAACTCTTGGATGACGGTATCTAGGGAGCAGAAGCATAAGTCTCTCAGTCTACACTTGTTTTGGAAG CCATCGAAGCAGTTTCGTGCCAATGGCAAGATCCTGTCCTATGTTGTCTCGCGCCAGAGACAACCCCTGAAAAAGGGACAGCTGTGCATCACATTGGATAACCACTGTGTTTTCCAGCTTCCCAGGGGCGCAAGGAAAGTGTTCCTAAGCGCTGGGAATGCTGCAGGGACATCCAGCCCTACTGAGGTGGAGGTGTTTCAACACAGAG CTCTGGCAGCGGTCTCTGACGTCaatgtccttcctcatgatgagAGATCTCTACTGGTCCAGTGGACAAGCATACATTCATCCAGTGTCACAGGCTATGTGGTGGTGTGGAGACCATTGTGGAAAATGGACCCTTCCCTCATCTTGTTTGACCACATTGACAGGAATCAATCCAGCACTCTAATATCAG AGAGCATCGAGCCATACAATCCCTATGAGATCTCTGTGTATCCAAAGTATAAGGACGGGATTGGCCTTCCTCAAACCGTCGAGGCGTACTCTAGACAAAAGG CCCCATCTGCCGCCCCAGATCTGAGGGTGAGGGAGATTTTGCATTCTCGTATTGAGcttacttgggaggagattccaCTATGCCAGAGGAATGGGATCGTGCAGAGCTACCAGATCTTCTACTGGGATGAGCAGGGAAACACCAAAG TTGTGACTGCTGAGCTGGAAAAGAGGAGGGTGGTTCTACGAGAGCTCGACCGTTCATCCTCATACAAAGCCTTTATTATGGTTAGCACAGGTGGCGGGAGTCTGAACGGATCAGAGGTTACACTCAAAACTGAACCAATGG ACGACTTGGCTATCATCTTGATAGTTATTTCCTCTGGTGTTGGGCTGTCATTGCTTATCATTATCTCAGTTCTGGTCTGCTTCTCAACACATGAACG GTTGAAGATGTGCTTTTGGCCCAAGATTCCCGACCCTGCCAACAGCAGCATCAAGAGGTGGAACACATTGGATTCAATGCAG GATACTCCCCCTGTTGAGGACATGCAGGAATCCAGCCTGGTCTATCTCTCAAATCTCAGCCTCCTGGACCTGCCCAAGAAGGGTCTCGAGAAGAGGGGTGGCGAGATCACCGATGACCCCTGGTGCCGCTGCAGTGACACCAGTGACCTGGGCGAGTCCATATGTGGCTCCCCCCATGCCCTCAGCCCTAGCTACATAGGGTCACACCAACACTCTGTTCCGTATGCCACTGTGGTCTTTGATAGCCCGTACTCAATTCAGCCACCAAGCCAATCCCATGCCTACCTGCGCTCAGAGTCCACACAGCCACTCCTGGAGGAGGACCTCGAGGAGCCCTCTAGCCCAAAGGAGTACCAGAATGTTCCCGTCCATGGGACATCTGGGGAGCAAGTTTCCTTTAGAGAATG